The Shewanella mesophila genome contains the following window.
AGTACGTGACGTGGGGCGTGTGCTTGGTCATCCCTACGGTTTTGTTGACCGAATTTCGAAAATGATCCCCGCAGAGCCAGGGATGACGCTGGCTAAAGCCTTTGAGGCCGAGCCTGCGTTGCCTGAGGCCTATCACGCCGATGAAGAAGTCAAAGATCTCATCGATATGTGCCGTATCTTAGAAGGTGTTACCCGTAACGCGGGTAAACATGCGGGTGGGGTGGTGATCGCACCAACGGTTATTACCGATTTTGCGCCGCTTTATTGTGACTCAGAAGGCCATAATCCAGTCACTCAGTTTGATAAAAACGATGTGGAAACCGCGGGTCTGGTTAAGTTCGACTTCTTAGGACTGCGCACATTAACCATTATTGACTGGGCGTTGCAGATGATTAATCCGCGCCTTGAGAAAGAGGGTAAAGAGCCGGTTAGAATCGAAGCAATTCCGCTAGACGACCCCGCATCATTTAGACTACTGCAACGCTACGAAACTACGGCGGTATTCCAGCTCGAATCCCGCGGTATGAAGGATCTCATTAAACGTCTTCAGCCCGATTGCTTCGAAGATATGATCGCACTGGTTGCCCTGTTTAGACCTGGCCCGTTACAGTCGGGCATGGTTGACAACTTCATCGAGCGTAAGCATGGGCGTGAAGAGGTGTCGTATCCTGACTCTCAATACCAACATGAGTCGTTAAAGACCCTGCTTGAGCCGACCTATGGCATTATCTTGTATCAAGAGCAGGTGATGCAGATCGCTCAGGTACTCTCTGGCTACACCCTTGGCGGTGCGGATATGCTGCGTCGTGCTATGGGTAAGAAAAAGCCTGAGGAGATGGCGAAGCAGAGGAGTATTTTCAAAGAGGGAGCCATTAATAACGGTGTCGATGGCGAGCTGTCGATGAAGATCTTCGATTTGGTGGAGAAGTTCGCTGGTTACGGTTTTAACAAGTCGCACTCCGCCGCTTATGCGTTGGTTTCCTATCAAACTTTGTGGCTTAAGACCCACTATCCATCGCAATTTATGGCGGCGGTAATGTCTGCCGATATGGATAATACTGACAAGATCGTGACCTTAGTCGATGAGTGTGACCGCATGGGCTTGCCGCTGTTACCCCCGGATGTGAATAAAGGCTTATTTAGATTTACCGTCGACGATGACCAAAAAATTGTTTACGGCATAGGGGCGATTAAGGGCGTGGGCGAAGGGCCTGTCGATTCAATTTTAAAAGCGCGTCAGGATGGACCTTTTAAAGATCTCTTTGATTTTTGTGCCCGTATCGATTTGAAAAAGCTCAATAAGAGGGTGATTGAAAAGCTTATCTGCGCAGGCGCATTAGACACATTAGGCCCCCATCGCGCCTCTATGATGGCAACGCTGCCTGAGGCTATTCGCGCCGCAGATCAGCATGCAAAAGCCGAAGCGATAGGTCAGCATGATATGTTTGGCTTGCTCAACAGTGAACCCGAAGATAGCAAGCAGCAATTTGTCGAATGTACTCCTTGGCCTGATAAAATTTGGCTAGAAGGTGAGCGTGAAACCTTAGGCCTATATCTTACGGGTCACCCGATCAACCAGTATCTTAAAGAGTTGAAACACTACACCTCAGGTCGTCTGAAAGATGTTCATCCTACCGAGCGGGGTAAAACCATGAAAGCCGCGGGGCTTGTGGTGGCGACGCGAGTGATGATGACCAAGCGTGGCTCGAAAATGGGGCTGGTAACCTTAGATGATAAGAGCGCGCGTCTAGAGGTGATGCTGTTTACCGAAGCGTTTGAAAAGTTCGGTCACCTATTAGAGAAGGACCGGATTTTGATTATTGAAGGTGAGGTCAGTTTCGATGACTTCTCTGGCGGTAATCGTATGACGGCGCGTAATATTATCGATATGGGC
Protein-coding sequences here:
- the dnaE gene encoding DNA polymerase III subunit alpha, whose protein sequence is MSEPRFVHLRVHSDFSMSDGLAKVKPILAKASELEMAALALTDKTNLCGLVKFYSGCHGAGIKPIIGTDFSMLVPGFEDEFCSITVLAMNNEGYKNLTLLISDAYLRGHVRDRAVIDQAWLIKYSEGLILLSGAKDGDVGKALLKGNAGQVDSLIEFYQTHFPDRYYLELIRTGRADEERYLHMAVELANNKELPVVATNQVVFIQPEQFEAHEIRVAISDGFTLADPRRPKTYSEQQYFRSQDEMCELFEDIPEAITNTVEIAKRCNVTVRLGEYFLPNFPTGDLSIEDFLVAVSKKGLEERLEFLFPDEQERIARRGEYDERLDVELTVINNMGFPGYFLIVMEFIQWGKDNGIPIGPGRGSGAGSLVAYALKITDLDPLEFDLLFERFLNPERVSMPDFDVDFCMDRRDEVIDHVAELYGRDAVSQIITFGTMAAKAVVRDVGRVLGHPYGFVDRISKMIPAEPGMTLAKAFEAEPALPEAYHADEEVKDLIDMCRILEGVTRNAGKHAGGVVIAPTVITDFAPLYCDSEGHNPVTQFDKNDVETAGLVKFDFLGLRTLTIIDWALQMINPRLEKEGKEPVRIEAIPLDDPASFRLLQRYETTAVFQLESRGMKDLIKRLQPDCFEDMIALVALFRPGPLQSGMVDNFIERKHGREEVSYPDSQYQHESLKTLLEPTYGIILYQEQVMQIAQVLSGYTLGGADMLRRAMGKKKPEEMAKQRSIFKEGAINNGVDGELSMKIFDLVEKFAGYGFNKSHSAAYALVSYQTLWLKTHYPSQFMAAVMSADMDNTDKIVTLVDECDRMGLPLLPPDVNKGLFRFTVDDDQKIVYGIGAIKGVGEGPVDSILKARQDGPFKDLFDFCARIDLKKLNKRVIEKLICAGALDTLGPHRASMMATLPEAIRAADQHAKAEAIGQHDMFGLLNSEPEDSKQQFVECTPWPDKIWLEGERETLGLYLTGHPINQYLKELKHYTSGRLKDVHPTERGKTMKAAGLVVATRVMMTKRGSKMGLVTLDDKSARLEVMLFTEAFEKFGHLLEKDRILIIEGEVSFDDFSGGNRMTARNIIDMGEARSHFAQAVEVDVESDSIDNQWLERFEQALLPWKQGSVPVVINYAQPQAKAQFKLGDEWRVNPTDELMLALETLTGSDKVRIVF